In one window of Hyla sarda isolate aHylSar1 chromosome 1, aHylSar1.hap1, whole genome shotgun sequence DNA:
- the TLR3 gene encoding toll-like receptor 3 isoform X2: protein MKPAYMSSGYVLYTMYIIILVPIKAENHCKVTAEKADCSHLELSTIPSDLPSTITILDLSHNRLKSLPVANLSRYDKVEHLDVGYNTLHILDTTLCQQLHMLKILILQHNEFTKIPEKAFLSCTGLVELRLNSNGIKEITGNPFVNLQSLRILDVSHNKMTSTALGDKQQLSNLIEILYSHNMIKELKKENFIFLGNNSLQKLDLSSNPVKEIQADCFQQLTYLHTLTMANMTLGPKLTEDLCSQLADTQIKVLILLNSQLNRIHNTTFKGLNSTNLISLDVSKNSLSQIENNSFIYLQHLKNLNLEESQVSHLTSVAFSGLSNVTYLNLKKFFSNSKDPKIDDFSFQWLQNLQYLNMEENKNINPSENTFTGLISLRYLSLSGCTFQTITNKTFASLSKSSLIALNLTKTGLTKVGPGAFNGLEHLEMLDLGVNQIDQYLTGQEFEGLRSIKQIYLSYNKHLTLTSSTFCNILSLEKLNLRKTALTFKSPSNSPFNCVRNLTFLDLGNNNIANIEEDFFSGLHNLRILSLQHNNLARLWKKANPGGPVLFLRGLQNLEILDLLSNGFDEIPADAFKGLSNLNILNLGENNVYILPPSLFADQRLLTALDLHKNLITSVEENIFKNVFSNLKTLNMANNPFDCTCESIAWFASWLNTTNTSVPSHDSQYICNTPSNYHGVLVEKFDNSPCKDNAPFMTLFILSFTVISSLLVLVLLLHFQGWRLTFYWNVLENKILGFKEIDPGNQRFEYDAFLIHAKKDMRWVDRYLIPLGEDKNCNFKFCFEERDFEAGLSRLDLIVNSIRRSRKLIFVITRHFLDDQWCRRFTIQQAIQQAIEQNQDSIVLLFLEDIPDYKLNHSIHLRRGMCKSRCILEWPLQKARLNAFQEKLKIALGSSNIVK from the exons ATGAAACCTGCATACATGTCCTCTGGTTATgtgttatatactatgtatatcATAATCCTGGTCCCTATTAAAGCTGAAAATCACTGTAAGGTCACAGCAGAAAAAGCTGACTGCAGTCACTTGGAATTGTCAACTATACCTTCTGACCTTCCATCAACCATTACCATTCTAGACCTTTCTCACAATCGACTGAAGTCATTACCTGTAGCCAATCTCTCCAGATATGACAAAGTTGAACATCTGGATGTGGGTTATAATACTCTCCACATCCTCGACACGACCTTATGTCAACAATTACACATGCTTAAAATACTTATCTTACAGCACAATGAATTTACCAAGATTCCAGAAAAAGCCTTTCTTTCCTGCACAGGTCTTGTTGAGTTACGACTAAATTCTAATGGAATAAAAGAAATTACTGGAAACCCATTTGTGAATCTCCAG AGCTTACGCATTCTTGATGTGTCTCACAACAAAATGACATCTACAGCATTAGGAGACAAACAACAGCTATCAAACCTCATCGAGATTCTGTATTCTCATAATATGATCAAAGAGCTGAAGAAAGAGAATTTTATATTTCTTGGGAACAACTCTCTGCAGAAGCTTGATCTTTCATCCAACCCTGTAAAAGAG ATTCAAGCTGACTGTTTTCAACAACTGACCTATCTTCATACTCTCACAATGGCCAACATGACCCTTGGACCCAAGTTAACAGAGGATCTTTGCTCACAGTTGGCAGACACGCAAATTAAGGTCCTTATTCTGCTTAATTCTCAGCTCAACAGAATACACAATACAACCTTTAAAGGCTTAAACTCTACAAATCTTATAAGTCTGGATGTTTCTAAGAACAGTTTGTCACAGATTGAaaataattcatttatttatttgcaaCATTTGAAAAATCTAAACTTGGAAgaaagtcaagtcagtcatctgACTTCCGTAGCTTTTAGCGGTTTATCAAATGTGACATACTTGAATTTAAAGAAGTTTTTTAGCAATTCAAAAGACCCTAAAATTGATGATTTTTCATTTCAATGGCTTCAAAACCTGCAATACCTAAATATGgaggaaaataaaaacattaacccttcagaaaatACCTTCACTGGTCTGATAAGCTTAAGATATTTAAGCCTCAGTGGATGCACATTTCAAACTATTACAAATAAAACTTTTGCATCTCTTTCAAAGTCCTCCCTAATAGCATTGAATCTGACAAAAACAGGATTAACTAAAGTAGGGCCGGGAGCTTTTAATGGTCTGGAACACCTGGAGATGCTTGATTTAGGAGTTAACCAGATTGACCAGTACCTTACTGGACAAGAATTTGAAGGTCTTCGCAGTATTAAACAGATATATCTTTCATATAACAAACATTTGACTCTAACAAGTAGTacattttgtaatattttatcCCTTGAAAAACTGAATCTCAGGAAGACCGCATTGACATTTAAGAGCCCAAGCAATTCTCCTTTTAACTGTGTACGCAACCTAACCTTTCTGGATCTTGGTAACAACAATATTGCTAACATAGAAGAAGATTTTTTTAGCGGTCTTCATAATCTAAGAATTCTAAGTTTACAACATAACAACCTTGCTCGATTGTGGAAAAAGGCTAATCCTGGTGGTCCTGTATTGTTTCTAAGAGGCCTTCAGAATCTTGAAATACTTGACCTACTTTCCAATGGCTTTGATGAGATACCTGCTGACGCTTTTAAGGGTCTTTCAAATTTAAACATCTTGAACCTAGGGGAAAATAATGTTTACATATTGCCACCATCTCTGTTTGCAGATCAAAGATTACTAACTGCTCTGGATCTACATAAAAATCTGATAACATCTGTTGAagaaaacattttcaaaaatgtttttagtAATCTCAAAACTTTAAATATGGCCAATAACCCATTTGACTGCACGTGTGAAAGCATAGCTTGGTTTGCAAGTTGGCTTAATACAACCAATACAAGTGTTCCAAGCCACGACTCACAGTATATCTGTAATACACCCAGTAATTACCATGGAGTTTTGGTTGAGAAATTTGATAATTCACCCTGCAAAGATAATGCCCCCTTTATGACATTATTTATACTAAGCTTTACTGTTATAAGCTCTCTGCTGGTTTTGGTTTTGCTGCTACACTTCCAGGGCTGGAGATTAACATTTTACTGGAATGTTTTGGAGAATAAAATACTTGGCTTTAAAGAAATTGACCCAGGAAACCAAAGGTTTGAATATGATGCTTTTCTCATTCATGCCAAGAAAGACATGCGCTGGGTTGACCGATATCTGATTCCTCTTGGAGAAGACAAGAACTGCAACTTTAAATTCTGTTTTGAGGAAAGAGATTTTGAAGCTGGATTATCGCGTCTAGACCTGATTGTCAACAGCATCAGAAGAAGCAGGAAGCTAATTTTTGTGATAACACGTCATTTCCTAGATGACCAGTGGTGCAGGAG
- the TLR3 gene encoding toll-like receptor 3 isoform X1 has translation MGLNPTRAISKMKPAYMSSGYVLYTMYIIILVPIKAENHCKVTAEKADCSHLELSTIPSDLPSTITILDLSHNRLKSLPVANLSRYDKVEHLDVGYNTLHILDTTLCQQLHMLKILILQHNEFTKIPEKAFLSCTGLVELRLNSNGIKEITGNPFVNLQSLRILDVSHNKMTSTALGDKQQLSNLIEILYSHNMIKELKKENFIFLGNNSLQKLDLSSNPVKEIQADCFQQLTYLHTLTMANMTLGPKLTEDLCSQLADTQIKVLILLNSQLNRIHNTTFKGLNSTNLISLDVSKNSLSQIENNSFIYLQHLKNLNLEESQVSHLTSVAFSGLSNVTYLNLKKFFSNSKDPKIDDFSFQWLQNLQYLNMEENKNINPSENTFTGLISLRYLSLSGCTFQTITNKTFASLSKSSLIALNLTKTGLTKVGPGAFNGLEHLEMLDLGVNQIDQYLTGQEFEGLRSIKQIYLSYNKHLTLTSSTFCNILSLEKLNLRKTALTFKSPSNSPFNCVRNLTFLDLGNNNIANIEEDFFSGLHNLRILSLQHNNLARLWKKANPGGPVLFLRGLQNLEILDLLSNGFDEIPADAFKGLSNLNILNLGENNVYILPPSLFADQRLLTALDLHKNLITSVEENIFKNVFSNLKTLNMANNPFDCTCESIAWFASWLNTTNTSVPSHDSQYICNTPSNYHGVLVEKFDNSPCKDNAPFMTLFILSFTVISSLLVLVLLLHFQGWRLTFYWNVLENKILGFKEIDPGNQRFEYDAFLIHAKKDMRWVDRYLIPLGEDKNCNFKFCFEERDFEAGLSRLDLIVNSIRRSRKLIFVITRHFLDDQWCRRFTIQQAIQQAIEQNQDSIVLLFLEDIPDYKLNHSIHLRRGMCKSRCILEWPLQKARLNAFQEKLKIALGSSNIVK, from the exons ATGGGCCTAAATCCCACCAGAGCAAT AAGCAAGATGAAACCTGCATACATGTCCTCTGGTTATgtgttatatactatgtatatcATAATCCTGGTCCCTATTAAAGCTGAAAATCACTGTAAGGTCACAGCAGAAAAAGCTGACTGCAGTCACTTGGAATTGTCAACTATACCTTCTGACCTTCCATCAACCATTACCATTCTAGACCTTTCTCACAATCGACTGAAGTCATTACCTGTAGCCAATCTCTCCAGATATGACAAAGTTGAACATCTGGATGTGGGTTATAATACTCTCCACATCCTCGACACGACCTTATGTCAACAATTACACATGCTTAAAATACTTATCTTACAGCACAATGAATTTACCAAGATTCCAGAAAAAGCCTTTCTTTCCTGCACAGGTCTTGTTGAGTTACGACTAAATTCTAATGGAATAAAAGAAATTACTGGAAACCCATTTGTGAATCTCCAG AGCTTACGCATTCTTGATGTGTCTCACAACAAAATGACATCTACAGCATTAGGAGACAAACAACAGCTATCAAACCTCATCGAGATTCTGTATTCTCATAATATGATCAAAGAGCTGAAGAAAGAGAATTTTATATTTCTTGGGAACAACTCTCTGCAGAAGCTTGATCTTTCATCCAACCCTGTAAAAGAG ATTCAAGCTGACTGTTTTCAACAACTGACCTATCTTCATACTCTCACAATGGCCAACATGACCCTTGGACCCAAGTTAACAGAGGATCTTTGCTCACAGTTGGCAGACACGCAAATTAAGGTCCTTATTCTGCTTAATTCTCAGCTCAACAGAATACACAATACAACCTTTAAAGGCTTAAACTCTACAAATCTTATAAGTCTGGATGTTTCTAAGAACAGTTTGTCACAGATTGAaaataattcatttatttatttgcaaCATTTGAAAAATCTAAACTTGGAAgaaagtcaagtcagtcatctgACTTCCGTAGCTTTTAGCGGTTTATCAAATGTGACATACTTGAATTTAAAGAAGTTTTTTAGCAATTCAAAAGACCCTAAAATTGATGATTTTTCATTTCAATGGCTTCAAAACCTGCAATACCTAAATATGgaggaaaataaaaacattaacccttcagaaaatACCTTCACTGGTCTGATAAGCTTAAGATATTTAAGCCTCAGTGGATGCACATTTCAAACTATTACAAATAAAACTTTTGCATCTCTTTCAAAGTCCTCCCTAATAGCATTGAATCTGACAAAAACAGGATTAACTAAAGTAGGGCCGGGAGCTTTTAATGGTCTGGAACACCTGGAGATGCTTGATTTAGGAGTTAACCAGATTGACCAGTACCTTACTGGACAAGAATTTGAAGGTCTTCGCAGTATTAAACAGATATATCTTTCATATAACAAACATTTGACTCTAACAAGTAGTacattttgtaatattttatcCCTTGAAAAACTGAATCTCAGGAAGACCGCATTGACATTTAAGAGCCCAAGCAATTCTCCTTTTAACTGTGTACGCAACCTAACCTTTCTGGATCTTGGTAACAACAATATTGCTAACATAGAAGAAGATTTTTTTAGCGGTCTTCATAATCTAAGAATTCTAAGTTTACAACATAACAACCTTGCTCGATTGTGGAAAAAGGCTAATCCTGGTGGTCCTGTATTGTTTCTAAGAGGCCTTCAGAATCTTGAAATACTTGACCTACTTTCCAATGGCTTTGATGAGATACCTGCTGACGCTTTTAAGGGTCTTTCAAATTTAAACATCTTGAACCTAGGGGAAAATAATGTTTACATATTGCCACCATCTCTGTTTGCAGATCAAAGATTACTAACTGCTCTGGATCTACATAAAAATCTGATAACATCTGTTGAagaaaacattttcaaaaatgtttttagtAATCTCAAAACTTTAAATATGGCCAATAACCCATTTGACTGCACGTGTGAAAGCATAGCTTGGTTTGCAAGTTGGCTTAATACAACCAATACAAGTGTTCCAAGCCACGACTCACAGTATATCTGTAATACACCCAGTAATTACCATGGAGTTTTGGTTGAGAAATTTGATAATTCACCCTGCAAAGATAATGCCCCCTTTATGACATTATTTATACTAAGCTTTACTGTTATAAGCTCTCTGCTGGTTTTGGTTTTGCTGCTACACTTCCAGGGCTGGAGATTAACATTTTACTGGAATGTTTTGGAGAATAAAATACTTGGCTTTAAAGAAATTGACCCAGGAAACCAAAGGTTTGAATATGATGCTTTTCTCATTCATGCCAAGAAAGACATGCGCTGGGTTGACCGATATCTGATTCCTCTTGGAGAAGACAAGAACTGCAACTTTAAATTCTGTTTTGAGGAAAGAGATTTTGAAGCTGGATTATCGCGTCTAGACCTGATTGTCAACAGCATCAGAAGAAGCAGGAAGCTAATTTTTGTGATAACACGTCATTTCCTAGATGACCAGTGGTGCAGGAG